The proteins below are encoded in one region of Vespa velutina chromosome 11, iVesVel2.1, whole genome shotgun sequence:
- the LOC124953053 gene encoding zinc finger protein 595-like isoform X4, with protein MALIQHLDRCGQDSEQEMHQDTEENLEQETSKGTVTASEVLMDTNIEQINQTFLATVNNNGIMIVGESETIQVDENGDIKVIEKMDTDKSQVDHNSLDFKMTEKLDSIVNETEEKSSTSNSLVTPSTSGTEDKSTDKNIITILSSGSELLDGDTSALINMDHINDVGELDETGLLRVKQEICEVKVEELEPEAVYSCTSCDMSFNSVLEHIKQFHDGQEVLLEMAEQLDDLSSVPTTSVLPDESENDINTQPQAMNTLCTEECVDSEGRLYTRKVVQIERFWDRTSIAIPPTQSTKAPMIEKFFSNVEGVKVREKRIAPTSVRMYRCNQCLQQFTKLAIFREHACLRGNNRCDSCDQTFATSKALQLHSKIHEGEPDSNQRVFVCTTCGTEFCSHKSLRLHSRMHAPVRARHVDAPEGTLDATFTCPECGKTLSESYKEAHMSLHTGDSVTCTVCNRKFDSADSLAMHAAVHTELSQSHSPTPPIGEVNESIENQKPYQCQHCGRRFTRPHEKVKHERIHTGEKPHVCEVCGKTFRVSYCLTLHMRTHTGVRPYGCQHCGKRFKASSVYNHHLLTHGEERAYTCPYCPKTFKTRVQLAGHKNSHTKPFRCTECSRPFASLYAARAHIQTHKKDNNLKFSCYICGASYGRAFALKDHLKQHGQDTLIPPEPAREEEVREGDNFLFTEEDMEEDKLIIPSSITVAQSSGAEDTD; from the exons ATGGCGTTGATACAGCACTTGGATCGATGTGGGCAAGATTCAGAACAGGAAATGCATCAAGATACTGAAGAAAACTTGGAACAAGAAACTTCAAAAGGAACTGTCACAGCTTCCGAAGTCTTAatg GATACAAATATTGAACAGATTAATCAAACTTTTCTAGCAACtgtaaataataatggtattatGATAGTAGGAGAATCTGAAACTATTCAAGTTGATGAAAACG GAGACattaaagtaatagaaaagatGGATACAGACAAATCACAAGTAGATCATAATTCACTGGACTTCAAGATGACTGAAAAATTAGACAGTATTGTTAatgaaacagaagaaaaatcttcaaCTTCAAATTCATTAGTGACTCCATCAACATCTGGCACAGAAGATAAATCgacagataaaaatataattaccaTTTTATCCAGTGGTTCTGAACTTTTGGATGGAGATACTAGTGCCTTGATAAATATGGACCATATAAATGATGTTGGTGAACTTGATGAAACTGGATTACTTCGCGTTAAACAGGAAATCTGTGAGGTAAAAGTAGAGGAG CTAGAACCAGAAGCAGTTTATAGTTGTACAAGTTGCGACATGAGCTTCAATTCTGTTTTGGAACATATAAAACAGTTTCATGATGGTCAAGAAGTATTGCTTGAAATGGCAGAACAATTAGATGATTTATCATCCGTACCCACGACTTCTGTTCTCCCAGATGAATCTGAGAATGATATTAATACACAACCTCAAGCTATGAATACCCTTTGTACCGAAGAATGTGTAGATAGCGAAGGAAGATTATATACTAGAAAAGTAGTTCAAATAGAAAGATTTTGGGATAGAACTTCAATTGCAATACCACCGACACAATCTACGAAGGCACCGATgatcgagaaatttttttctaacgtaGAAGGCGTGAAA gtgagagagaaaagaatagctCCCACATCGGTGAGAATGTATAGATGTAATCAGTGTCTACAGCAATTCACAAAATTAGCAATTTTTCGAGAGCATGCTTGTCTTCGTGGTAATAATCGCTGTGACAGTTGTGATCAAACTTTTGCAACATCAAAAGCATTACAACTTCATTCAAAGATACATGAAGGTGAACCTGATTCTAATCAACGAGTGTTTGTATGCACTACATGTGGTACTGAGTTTTGTTCGCACAAAAGCTTAAGATTACATTCTCGAATGCATGCGCCAGTGAGAGCACGACACGTTGATGCACCAGAAGGAACTCTCGATGCAACATTTACATGTCCTGAGTGTG GTAAAACATTATCAGAATCATATAAAGAAGCACACATGTCATTGCATACAGGTGATTCCGTAACCTGTACAGTTTGTAATAGAAAGTTCGATTCTGCTGATAGTTTGGCGATGCACGCTGCAGTGCACACTGAATTGAGTCAATCACACTCTCCGACTCCTCCTATAGGTGAAGTAAATGAATCCATTGAAAATCAAAAACCCTATCAGTGCCAACACTGTGGTCGAAGATTTACTAGACCACACGAGAAAGTAAAACACGAGCGTATTCATACTGGAGAGAAGCCCCATGTCTGTGAA GTCTGTGGTAAAACCTTTCGTGTTTCATACTGCTTGACATTACATATGAGGACGCATACAGGAGTAAGACCATACGGATGTCAACATTGTGGCAAAAGGTTTAAAGCTTCCTCGGTGTATAATCATCATTTACTTACGCATGGAGAAGAACGTGCTTATACGTGTCCCTACTGTCCAAAAACTTTTAAAACTCGAGTTCAATTAGCTGGTCATAAGAATAGCCATACGAAGCCATTCCGTTGTACTGAATGCTCCAGACCTTTTGCATCTCTATATGCAGCAAGAGCACACATTCAAAcacataaaaaagataataatttaaaatttagttGTTATATCTGTGGCGCATCTTATGGTAGAGCATTCGCTTTAAAAGATCACTTGAAACAGCACGGTCAAGATACATTGATTCCACCTGAGCCTGCACGAGAGGAAGAAGTACGCGAAGgtgataattttttgtttacagaAGAGGATATGgaagaagataaattaattataccatCTTCTATAACTGTCGCACAATCTTCTGGAGCAGAAGATACAGATTAA
- the LOC124953058 gene encoding glycoprotein-N-acetylgalactosamine 3-beta-galactosyltransferase 1: protein MVQQRFPSFDGGRSGRRFVITLSVGTIIGFLTACLLFSSTGEVSNIFTRIPGSSALIRDPHHYSELEPEIGPEIEVKFHSDNEDFHKGEDKVAQVLAKKVRVLCWIMTGPKNHQSKARHVKATWGKRCNILLFMSSAEDLSLPTVVLPVKEGRDNLWAKTKEAFKYAYEKYKDQVDWFMKADDDTYVVVENLRYMLLSYNPNMPLYFGCRFKPFVKQGYMSGGAGYVVSKEGLRKFVTEGLPDETKCRADNGGAEDVEMGKCLEKIGVRAMDTRDSHGRGRFFPFVPEHHLIPNHVDKSFWYWKYIYYDTKDGLDCCSDSAISFHYVSPNMMYVLEYLIYHLRPYGINHGLENPLPEMPYTLTEY from the exons atggTTCAGCAACGATTTCCAAGTTTTgatg GTGGACGAAGTGGACGCCGTTTTGTAATAACTCTCTCAGTTGGCACAATCATTGGCTTTTTAACAGCATgcctcctcttttcttctactgGAGAagtatctaatatatttacacgAATTCCTGGGAGTTCTGCTCTGATAAGGGATCCGCATCATTATTCAGAACTCGAGCCAGag ATAGGGCCTGAGATAGAAGTGAAATTTCATAGTGATAATGAAGATTTTCATAAAGGAGAAGATAAGGTAGCGCAAGTATTAGCAAAGAAAGTTCGTGTTCTTTGTTGGATTATGACAGGCCCAAAAAATCATCAAAGCAAGGCTCGGCATGTAAAAGCCACATGGGGAAAACGctgtaatattcttttattcatgAGTTCTGCAGAag ATCTAAGTTTACCCACTGTAGTACTGCCAGTAAAAGAAGGCAGAGATAATCTGTGGGCTAAAACCAAAGAAGCATTTAAATATGCTTATGAAAAGTACAAAGATCAAGTAGATTGGTTCATGAAGGCTGACGATGATAC GTACGTTGTGGTTGAGAATCTACGTTACATGCTATTGTCTTACAACCCAAATATGCCATTGTATTTTGGATGTAGATTCAAACCTTTTGTAAAGCAAGGATATATGAGTGGAGGTGCTGGATACGTAGTTAGCAAAGAAGGTCTTCGTAAATTTGTAACTGAAGGTCTTCCTGACGAAACCAAGTGTCGTGCTGATAATGGTGGTGCAGAGGATGTTGAAATGGGAAAGTGTCTAGAAAAAATTGGTGTTCGCGCGATGGATACTAGAGACTCGCATGGTCGTGGGAGGTTCTTTCCATTTGTGCCAGAGCATCATTTGATACCTAATCATGTGGATAAAAGTTTTTGGTATTGGAAATACATCTATTATGACACCAAAGATGGACTCGATTGCTGTTCTGATAGTGCGATATCATTTCATTATGTCTCGCCGAATATGATGTATGttcttgaatatttaatatatcatttaagaCCATATGGCATTAACCATGGCTTGGAGAATCCTTTGCCAGAAATGCCATATACACTAACCGAATACTAG
- the LOC124953053 gene encoding zinc finger protein 595-like isoform X1: MGSLNLICPMCCGETFNDPQSLKYHLLSMTDNLYCPGCSQRSDSVMALIQHLDRCGQDSEQEMHQDTEENLEQETSKGTVTASEVLMDTNIEQINQTFLATVNNNGIMIVGESETIQVDENGDIKVIEKMDTDKSQVDHNSLDFKMTEKLDSIVNETEEKSSTSNSLVTPSTSGTEDKSTDKNIITILSSGSELLDGDTSALINMDHINDVGELDETGLLRVKQEICEVKVEELEPEAVYSCTSCDMSFNSVLEHIKQFHDGQEVLLEMAEQLDDLSSVPTTSVLPDESENDINTQPQAMNTLCTEECVDSEGRLYTRKVVQIERFWDRTSIAIPPTQSTKAPMIEKFFSNVEGVKVREKRIAPTSVRMYRCNQCLQQFTKLAIFREHACLRGNNRCDSCDQTFATSKALQLHSKIHEGEPDSNQRVFVCTTCGTEFCSHKSLRLHSRMHAPVRARHVDAPEGTLDATFTCPECGKTLSESYKEAHMSLHTGDSVTCTVCNRKFDSADSLAMHAAVHTELSQSHSPTPPIGEVNESIENQKPYQCQHCGRRFTRPHEKVKHERIHTGEKPHVCEVCGKTFRVSYCLTLHMRTHTGVRPYGCQHCGKRFKASSVYNHHLLTHGEERAYTCPYCPKTFKTRVQLAGHKNSHTKPFRCTECSRPFASLYAARAHIQTHKKDNNLKFSCYICGASYGRAFALKDHLKQHGQDTLIPPEPAREEEVREGDNFLFTEEDMEEDKLIIPSSITVAQSSGAEDTD, from the exons atgggaTCATTGAATCTAATTTGCCCGATGTGCTGTGGTGAAACATTTAACGATCCACAGTCATTGAAGTACCACTTGCTCAGCATGACGGACAATTTGTATTGTCCTGGATGTTCGCAGCGTTCAGATTCGGTAATGGCGTTGATACAGCACTTGGATCGATGTGGGCAAGATTCAGAACAGGAAATGCATCAAGATACTGAAGAAAACTTGGAACAAGAAACTTCAAAAGGAACTGTCACAGCTTCCGAAGTCTTAatg GATACAAATATTGAACAGATTAATCAAACTTTTCTAGCAACtgtaaataataatggtattatGATAGTAGGAGAATCTGAAACTATTCAAGTTGATGAAAACG GAGACattaaagtaatagaaaagatGGATACAGACAAATCACAAGTAGATCATAATTCACTGGACTTCAAGATGACTGAAAAATTAGACAGTATTGTTAatgaaacagaagaaaaatcttcaaCTTCAAATTCATTAGTGACTCCATCAACATCTGGCACAGAAGATAAATCgacagataaaaatataattaccaTTTTATCCAGTGGTTCTGAACTTTTGGATGGAGATACTAGTGCCTTGATAAATATGGACCATATAAATGATGTTGGTGAACTTGATGAAACTGGATTACTTCGCGTTAAACAGGAAATCTGTGAGGTAAAAGTAGAGGAG CTAGAACCAGAAGCAGTTTATAGTTGTACAAGTTGCGACATGAGCTTCAATTCTGTTTTGGAACATATAAAACAGTTTCATGATGGTCAAGAAGTATTGCTTGAAATGGCAGAACAATTAGATGATTTATCATCCGTACCCACGACTTCTGTTCTCCCAGATGAATCTGAGAATGATATTAATACACAACCTCAAGCTATGAATACCCTTTGTACCGAAGAATGTGTAGATAGCGAAGGAAGATTATATACTAGAAAAGTAGTTCAAATAGAAAGATTTTGGGATAGAACTTCAATTGCAATACCACCGACACAATCTACGAAGGCACCGATgatcgagaaatttttttctaacgtaGAAGGCGTGAAA gtgagagagaaaagaatagctCCCACATCGGTGAGAATGTATAGATGTAATCAGTGTCTACAGCAATTCACAAAATTAGCAATTTTTCGAGAGCATGCTTGTCTTCGTGGTAATAATCGCTGTGACAGTTGTGATCAAACTTTTGCAACATCAAAAGCATTACAACTTCATTCAAAGATACATGAAGGTGAACCTGATTCTAATCAACGAGTGTTTGTATGCACTACATGTGGTACTGAGTTTTGTTCGCACAAAAGCTTAAGATTACATTCTCGAATGCATGCGCCAGTGAGAGCACGACACGTTGATGCACCAGAAGGAACTCTCGATGCAACATTTACATGTCCTGAGTGTG GTAAAACATTATCAGAATCATATAAAGAAGCACACATGTCATTGCATACAGGTGATTCCGTAACCTGTACAGTTTGTAATAGAAAGTTCGATTCTGCTGATAGTTTGGCGATGCACGCTGCAGTGCACACTGAATTGAGTCAATCACACTCTCCGACTCCTCCTATAGGTGAAGTAAATGAATCCATTGAAAATCAAAAACCCTATCAGTGCCAACACTGTGGTCGAAGATTTACTAGACCACACGAGAAAGTAAAACACGAGCGTATTCATACTGGAGAGAAGCCCCATGTCTGTGAA GTCTGTGGTAAAACCTTTCGTGTTTCATACTGCTTGACATTACATATGAGGACGCATACAGGAGTAAGACCATACGGATGTCAACATTGTGGCAAAAGGTTTAAAGCTTCCTCGGTGTATAATCATCATTTACTTACGCATGGAGAAGAACGTGCTTATACGTGTCCCTACTGTCCAAAAACTTTTAAAACTCGAGTTCAATTAGCTGGTCATAAGAATAGCCATACGAAGCCATTCCGTTGTACTGAATGCTCCAGACCTTTTGCATCTCTATATGCAGCAAGAGCACACATTCAAAcacataaaaaagataataatttaaaatttagttGTTATATCTGTGGCGCATCTTATGGTAGAGCATTCGCTTTAAAAGATCACTTGAAACAGCACGGTCAAGATACATTGATTCCACCTGAGCCTGCACGAGAGGAAGAAGTACGCGAAGgtgataattttttgtttacagaAGAGGATATGgaagaagataaattaattataccatCTTCTATAACTGTCGCACAATCTTCTGGAGCAGAAGATACAGATTAA
- the LOC124953053 gene encoding zinc finger protein 595-like isoform X3, whose translation MTDNLYCPGCSQRSDSVMALIQHLDRCGQDSEQEMHQDTEENLEQETSKGTVTASEVLMDTNIEQINQTFLATVNNNGIMIVGESETIQVDENGDIKVIEKMDTDKSQVDHNSLDFKMTEKLDSIVNETEEKSSTSNSLVTPSTSGTEDKSTDKNIITILSSGSELLDGDTSALINMDHINDVGELDETGLLRVKQEICEVKVEELEPEAVYSCTSCDMSFNSVLEHIKQFHDGQEVLLEMAEQLDDLSSVPTTSVLPDESENDINTQPQAMNTLCTEECVDSEGRLYTRKVVQIERFWDRTSIAIPPTQSTKAPMIEKFFSNVEGVKVREKRIAPTSVRMYRCNQCLQQFTKLAIFREHACLRGNNRCDSCDQTFATSKALQLHSKIHEGEPDSNQRVFVCTTCGTEFCSHKSLRLHSRMHAPVRARHVDAPEGTLDATFTCPECGKTLSESYKEAHMSLHTGDSVTCTVCNRKFDSADSLAMHAAVHTELSQSHSPTPPIGEVNESIENQKPYQCQHCGRRFTRPHEKVKHERIHTGEKPHVCEVCGKTFRVSYCLTLHMRTHTGVRPYGCQHCGKRFKASSVYNHHLLTHGEERAYTCPYCPKTFKTRVQLAGHKNSHTKPFRCTECSRPFASLYAARAHIQTHKKDNNLKFSCYICGASYGRAFALKDHLKQHGQDTLIPPEPAREEEVREGDNFLFTEEDMEEDKLIIPSSITVAQSSGAEDTD comes from the exons ATGACGGACAATTTGTATTGTCCTGGATGTTCGCAGCGTTCAGATTCGGTAATGGCGTTGATACAGCACTTGGATCGATGTGGGCAAGATTCAGAACAGGAAATGCATCAAGATACTGAAGAAAACTTGGAACAAGAAACTTCAAAAGGAACTGTCACAGCTTCCGAAGTCTTAatg GATACAAATATTGAACAGATTAATCAAACTTTTCTAGCAACtgtaaataataatggtattatGATAGTAGGAGAATCTGAAACTATTCAAGTTGATGAAAACG GAGACattaaagtaatagaaaagatGGATACAGACAAATCACAAGTAGATCATAATTCACTGGACTTCAAGATGACTGAAAAATTAGACAGTATTGTTAatgaaacagaagaaaaatcttcaaCTTCAAATTCATTAGTGACTCCATCAACATCTGGCACAGAAGATAAATCgacagataaaaatataattaccaTTTTATCCAGTGGTTCTGAACTTTTGGATGGAGATACTAGTGCCTTGATAAATATGGACCATATAAATGATGTTGGTGAACTTGATGAAACTGGATTACTTCGCGTTAAACAGGAAATCTGTGAGGTAAAAGTAGAGGAG CTAGAACCAGAAGCAGTTTATAGTTGTACAAGTTGCGACATGAGCTTCAATTCTGTTTTGGAACATATAAAACAGTTTCATGATGGTCAAGAAGTATTGCTTGAAATGGCAGAACAATTAGATGATTTATCATCCGTACCCACGACTTCTGTTCTCCCAGATGAATCTGAGAATGATATTAATACACAACCTCAAGCTATGAATACCCTTTGTACCGAAGAATGTGTAGATAGCGAAGGAAGATTATATACTAGAAAAGTAGTTCAAATAGAAAGATTTTGGGATAGAACTTCAATTGCAATACCACCGACACAATCTACGAAGGCACCGATgatcgagaaatttttttctaacgtaGAAGGCGTGAAA gtgagagagaaaagaatagctCCCACATCGGTGAGAATGTATAGATGTAATCAGTGTCTACAGCAATTCACAAAATTAGCAATTTTTCGAGAGCATGCTTGTCTTCGTGGTAATAATCGCTGTGACAGTTGTGATCAAACTTTTGCAACATCAAAAGCATTACAACTTCATTCAAAGATACATGAAGGTGAACCTGATTCTAATCAACGAGTGTTTGTATGCACTACATGTGGTACTGAGTTTTGTTCGCACAAAAGCTTAAGATTACATTCTCGAATGCATGCGCCAGTGAGAGCACGACACGTTGATGCACCAGAAGGAACTCTCGATGCAACATTTACATGTCCTGAGTGTG GTAAAACATTATCAGAATCATATAAAGAAGCACACATGTCATTGCATACAGGTGATTCCGTAACCTGTACAGTTTGTAATAGAAAGTTCGATTCTGCTGATAGTTTGGCGATGCACGCTGCAGTGCACACTGAATTGAGTCAATCACACTCTCCGACTCCTCCTATAGGTGAAGTAAATGAATCCATTGAAAATCAAAAACCCTATCAGTGCCAACACTGTGGTCGAAGATTTACTAGACCACACGAGAAAGTAAAACACGAGCGTATTCATACTGGAGAGAAGCCCCATGTCTGTGAA GTCTGTGGTAAAACCTTTCGTGTTTCATACTGCTTGACATTACATATGAGGACGCATACAGGAGTAAGACCATACGGATGTCAACATTGTGGCAAAAGGTTTAAAGCTTCCTCGGTGTATAATCATCATTTACTTACGCATGGAGAAGAACGTGCTTATACGTGTCCCTACTGTCCAAAAACTTTTAAAACTCGAGTTCAATTAGCTGGTCATAAGAATAGCCATACGAAGCCATTCCGTTGTACTGAATGCTCCAGACCTTTTGCATCTCTATATGCAGCAAGAGCACACATTCAAAcacataaaaaagataataatttaaaatttagttGTTATATCTGTGGCGCATCTTATGGTAGAGCATTCGCTTTAAAAGATCACTTGAAACAGCACGGTCAAGATACATTGATTCCACCTGAGCCTGCACGAGAGGAAGAAGTACGCGAAGgtgataattttttgtttacagaAGAGGATATGgaagaagataaattaattataccatCTTCTATAACTGTCGCACAATCTTCTGGAGCAGAAGATACAGATTAA
- the LOC124953059 gene encoding thioredoxin domain-containing protein 15, with product MYIFERRLSLFMLVLASIISVFGQTDECAVQIKAEDNVSDNDINAIQEVLEPTTNVSLENSSILSTAKVNCLTDKTYGSVELVNATRFMELLILEPGPSNRTRNDKDGRQQPGTCVLILFYARWCVFSSQAAPHFNALPRSFPHIKCIAIDAIKHQSFNAQYGIVGVPTLMLVHNGKPIAKFNGTVYTLKLFAKFITHLTMFQTSGSLFVTFADFSGPVPSTPSNETDYCLVLSWVFIAACALYFTSKSRWWQQFIELVQNTWRESNAQHEHVD from the exons atgtatatttttgaaagaagATTAAGTTTATTTATGCTAGTACTAG ctTCAATAATAAGTGTATTTGGACAGACAGACGAATGTGCTGTACAAATAAAAGCTGAGGATAATGTCTctgataatgatataaatgctATTCAAGAAGTTTTAGAACCAACGACAAATGTATCATTAGAAAATAGTTCTATACTTAGTACAGCAAAAGTAAATTGTTTAACCGATAAGACTTATGGATCAGTGGAA TTAGTCAATGCAACAAGATTTATGGAATTGCTGATCTTAGAACCTGGACCATCGAATCGAACTAGAAATGACAAGGATGGTAGACAACAACCAGGAACATGCGTgctaattttgttttatgcAAGATGGTGTGTTTTCAGTAGTCAAGCAGCACCACATTTTAATGCATTGCCAAGATCATTTCCTCACATAAAATGTATAGCTATAGATGCAATAAAACATCAAAg cTTTAATGCACAATATGGAATAGTAGGAGTACCAACATTGATGCTAGTACATAATGGAAAACCCATAGCTAAATTTAATGGCACTGTTTACACATTGAAGTTATttgcaaaatttattacaCATCTTACTATGTTTCAAACAAGTGGTTCTTTATTTGTTACATTTGCAGATTTCAGTGGTCCAGTACCTAGCACACCTTCTAATGAAACTGATTATTGTTTAGTACTATCATGGGTTTTCATTGCTGCATGTGCTTTATATTTCACATCAAAAAGCAGATGGTGGCAACAATTTATTGAATTAGTTCAAAATACATGGAGAGAAAGTAATGCACAGCACGAACATGtagattag
- the LOC124953053 gene encoding zinc finger protein 595-like isoform X2 produces the protein MGSLNLICPMCCGETFNDPQSLKYHLLSMTDNLYCPGCSQRSDSVMALIQHLDRCGQDSEQEMHQDTEENLEQETSKGTVTASEVLMDTNIEQINQTFLATVNNNGIMIVGESETIQVDENGDIKVIEKMDTDKSQVDHNSLDFKMTEKLDSIVNETEEKSSTSNSLVTPSTSGTEDKSTDKNIITILSSGSELLDGDTSALINMDHINDVGELDETGLLRVKQEICELEPEAVYSCTSCDMSFNSVLEHIKQFHDGQEVLLEMAEQLDDLSSVPTTSVLPDESENDINTQPQAMNTLCTEECVDSEGRLYTRKVVQIERFWDRTSIAIPPTQSTKAPMIEKFFSNVEGVKVREKRIAPTSVRMYRCNQCLQQFTKLAIFREHACLRGNNRCDSCDQTFATSKALQLHSKIHEGEPDSNQRVFVCTTCGTEFCSHKSLRLHSRMHAPVRARHVDAPEGTLDATFTCPECGKTLSESYKEAHMSLHTGDSVTCTVCNRKFDSADSLAMHAAVHTELSQSHSPTPPIGEVNESIENQKPYQCQHCGRRFTRPHEKVKHERIHTGEKPHVCEVCGKTFRVSYCLTLHMRTHTGVRPYGCQHCGKRFKASSVYNHHLLTHGEERAYTCPYCPKTFKTRVQLAGHKNSHTKPFRCTECSRPFASLYAARAHIQTHKKDNNLKFSCYICGASYGRAFALKDHLKQHGQDTLIPPEPAREEEVREGDNFLFTEEDMEEDKLIIPSSITVAQSSGAEDTD, from the exons atgggaTCATTGAATCTAATTTGCCCGATGTGCTGTGGTGAAACATTTAACGATCCACAGTCATTGAAGTACCACTTGCTCAGCATGACGGACAATTTGTATTGTCCTGGATGTTCGCAGCGTTCAGATTCGGTAATGGCGTTGATACAGCACTTGGATCGATGTGGGCAAGATTCAGAACAGGAAATGCATCAAGATACTGAAGAAAACTTGGAACAAGAAACTTCAAAAGGAACTGTCACAGCTTCCGAAGTCTTAatg GATACAAATATTGAACAGATTAATCAAACTTTTCTAGCAACtgtaaataataatggtattatGATAGTAGGAGAATCTGAAACTATTCAAGTTGATGAAAACG GAGACattaaagtaatagaaaagatGGATACAGACAAATCACAAGTAGATCATAATTCACTGGACTTCAAGATGACTGAAAAATTAGACAGTATTGTTAatgaaacagaagaaaaatcttcaaCTTCAAATTCATTAGTGACTCCATCAACATCTGGCACAGAAGATAAATCgacagataaaaatataattaccaTTTTATCCAGTGGTTCTGAACTTTTGGATGGAGATACTAGTGCCTTGATAAATATGGACCATATAAATGATGTTGGTGAACTTGATGAAACTGGATTACTTCGCGTTAAACAGGAAATCTGTGAG CTAGAACCAGAAGCAGTTTATAGTTGTACAAGTTGCGACATGAGCTTCAATTCTGTTTTGGAACATATAAAACAGTTTCATGATGGTCAAGAAGTATTGCTTGAAATGGCAGAACAATTAGATGATTTATCATCCGTACCCACGACTTCTGTTCTCCCAGATGAATCTGAGAATGATATTAATACACAACCTCAAGCTATGAATACCCTTTGTACCGAAGAATGTGTAGATAGCGAAGGAAGATTATATACTAGAAAAGTAGTTCAAATAGAAAGATTTTGGGATAGAACTTCAATTGCAATACCACCGACACAATCTACGAAGGCACCGATgatcgagaaatttttttctaacgtaGAAGGCGTGAAA gtgagagagaaaagaatagctCCCACATCGGTGAGAATGTATAGATGTAATCAGTGTCTACAGCAATTCACAAAATTAGCAATTTTTCGAGAGCATGCTTGTCTTCGTGGTAATAATCGCTGTGACAGTTGTGATCAAACTTTTGCAACATCAAAAGCATTACAACTTCATTCAAAGATACATGAAGGTGAACCTGATTCTAATCAACGAGTGTTTGTATGCACTACATGTGGTACTGAGTTTTGTTCGCACAAAAGCTTAAGATTACATTCTCGAATGCATGCGCCAGTGAGAGCACGACACGTTGATGCACCAGAAGGAACTCTCGATGCAACATTTACATGTCCTGAGTGTG GTAAAACATTATCAGAATCATATAAAGAAGCACACATGTCATTGCATACAGGTGATTCCGTAACCTGTACAGTTTGTAATAGAAAGTTCGATTCTGCTGATAGTTTGGCGATGCACGCTGCAGTGCACACTGAATTGAGTCAATCACACTCTCCGACTCCTCCTATAGGTGAAGTAAATGAATCCATTGAAAATCAAAAACCCTATCAGTGCCAACACTGTGGTCGAAGATTTACTAGACCACACGAGAAAGTAAAACACGAGCGTATTCATACTGGAGAGAAGCCCCATGTCTGTGAA GTCTGTGGTAAAACCTTTCGTGTTTCATACTGCTTGACATTACATATGAGGACGCATACAGGAGTAAGACCATACGGATGTCAACATTGTGGCAAAAGGTTTAAAGCTTCCTCGGTGTATAATCATCATTTACTTACGCATGGAGAAGAACGTGCTTATACGTGTCCCTACTGTCCAAAAACTTTTAAAACTCGAGTTCAATTAGCTGGTCATAAGAATAGCCATACGAAGCCATTCCGTTGTACTGAATGCTCCAGACCTTTTGCATCTCTATATGCAGCAAGAGCACACATTCAAAcacataaaaaagataataatttaaaatttagttGTTATATCTGTGGCGCATCTTATGGTAGAGCATTCGCTTTAAAAGATCACTTGAAACAGCACGGTCAAGATACATTGATTCCACCTGAGCCTGCACGAGAGGAAGAAGTACGCGAAGgtgataattttttgtttacagaAGAGGATATGgaagaagataaattaattataccatCTTCTATAACTGTCGCACAATCTTCTGGAGCAGAAGATACAGATTAA